A section of the Candidatus Palauibacter scopulicola genome encodes:
- a CDS encoding SDR family oxidoreductase, with product MLRVKTAYHLACEALAAAPRRWLVTGGAGFIGSHLVERLLTLRQEVVALDDLSTGHRRNIDDAVAAAGAPADRCRFVQGDIVEADAAVEACRGVDIVLHQAALGSVPRSVKEPQEAYARNVEGFINVLDAARDAGVSRLVYASSSSVYGDSPYLPKVEARIGNPASPYAATKRVNELYAEMYRRSYHLEIVGLRYFNVFGKRQDPEGPYAAVIPRWALRMLAGEPCRIYGDGKTTRDYCYIDNVVQANLLAATTGAETALGVYNVAAGDPTTLNELFALIRSGLAEKRPDVGGAEPVYEGFRTGDVRHSYADVSKAREQLGYEPRWTLLEGLRSTLDWYAAL from the coding sequence ATGTTGCGCGTGAAAACCGCCTATCATCTCGCCTGCGAAGCACTCGCGGCGGCCCCTCGACGGTGGCTGGTCACGGGGGGCGCCGGCTTCATCGGATCCCACCTCGTCGAGCGGCTCCTGACGCTGAGACAGGAGGTCGTGGCGCTCGACGACCTCTCGACCGGACACCGCCGCAACATCGACGACGCCGTAGCGGCCGCGGGCGCCCCCGCGGACCGCTGCCGGTTCGTGCAAGGGGACATCGTCGAGGCCGACGCCGCCGTCGAGGCCTGCCGCGGTGTCGACATCGTGTTGCACCAGGCCGCGCTGGGTTCGGTGCCCCGATCGGTCAAGGAGCCGCAGGAGGCGTATGCCCGCAATGTCGAGGGGTTCATCAACGTGCTGGACGCGGCCCGCGACGCCGGCGTCTCCCGCCTCGTTTACGCCTCCTCGAGCTCGGTGTACGGGGACTCGCCCTACCTTCCGAAGGTGGAAGCCCGCATCGGGAACCCGGCGTCCCCGTATGCGGCCACGAAGCGCGTCAACGAGCTGTACGCGGAAATGTACCGCCGCAGCTACCACCTCGAGATCGTCGGACTCCGCTATTTCAACGTTTTCGGCAAGAGGCAGGATCCCGAAGGGCCGTACGCCGCCGTCATACCGCGCTGGGCCCTGCGGATGCTGGCGGGAGAGCCGTGCCGGATCTATGGGGACGGGAAGACGACCCGGGACTACTGCTACATCGACAACGTGGTACAGGCGAACCTGCTCGCCGCCACGACGGGAGCGGAGACGGCGCTCGGCGTCTACAACGTCGCCGCGGGCGATCCGACGACGCTGAACGAGCTGTTCGCCCTCATCCGGTCGGGGCTCGCGGAGAAGCGGCCGGATGTGGGAGGCGCGGAACCCGTGTACGAGGGCTTCCGGACCGGTGATGTACGGCATTCCTATGCGGATGTCTCGAAAGCCCGGGAACAGCTGGGATACGAACCGCGCTGGACGCTCCTCGAAGGCCTTCGGTCCACGCTCGACTGGTACGCCGCCCTCTGA
- a CDS encoding DUF2281 domain-containing protein produces MNEILRKKIWRKLQALPEDKQYEVVDFIDYLASKYASRPAAGADPFQHFAESVHRGLRRTRASTTAVKGTMKVLGAADRVIDSFREAGRGFLAELEAGSPEPEPREDRPPPETREIVVDP; encoded by the coding sequence ATGAACGAGATCCTGAGGAAGAAGATCTGGAGGAAGCTCCAGGCTCTCCCCGAGGACAAGCAGTACGAGGTCGTCGATTTCATCGACTATCTCGCATCGAAGTACGCGTCCCGGCCGGCGGCCGGCGCGGACCCGTTCCAGCACTTCGCCGAATCCGTCCACCGGGGGTTGCGGAGGACGCGGGCCTCGACGACCGCGGTCAAGGGAACGATGAAGGTGCTCGGTGCGGCCGACCGCGTGATCGACTCGTTCCGCGAAGCCGGGCGCGGATTCCTCGCCGAACTCGAGGCCGGCAGCCCCGAACCGGAACCCCGGGAGGATCGTCCGCCGCCCGAGACGCGCGAGATCGTCGTCGACCCCTAG
- the guaB gene encoding IMP dehydrogenase, translated as MEAPVPRSSREALTFDDVLLAPGHALVHPADVDVSTRLTRRIRLQIPLLSAAMDTVTEYRMAIALAREGGIGIIHKNMSIEAQAQQVDRVKRSESGMILNPITLGPDATLSEARRRMRDFSISGVPIVGDDGALVGILTNRDLVFETDLSRPVRDVMTSENLVTAPAGTSLEEAEEILRRHKIEKLPVVGEDGRLAGLITVKDIFKRRQFPHATKDGHGRLRVGAAVGASRSELGRARELSKAGVDVIVVDTAHGHSEGVLQAVARVREALPDIDLIAGNVATREGAAALVERGVDAVKVGVGPGSICTTRVVTGVGVPQVTAIEDSVAGAEGRVPVIGDGGIKYSGDLVKAIAAGAETCMLGSMFAGTDESPGETFLLEGRRFKVIRGMGSLAAMQAGSADRYFQEGSAAQKLVPEGIEGRVPYKGPVSDTVFQLVGGLRSGMGYCGAATIDELRRDARFLRITSGGLRESHPHDVVITREAPNYHV; from the coding sequence ATGGAAGCTCCCGTGCCGCGCTCCAGCCGCGAAGCGCTCACCTTTGACGACGTTCTGCTCGCGCCCGGGCACGCGCTCGTCCATCCGGCGGACGTCGACGTCTCCACCCGCCTGACCCGGCGCATCCGACTCCAGATTCCGCTGCTCTCCGCCGCCATGGACACGGTGACGGAGTACCGCATGGCGATCGCTCTCGCGCGCGAGGGCGGGATCGGCATCATCCACAAGAACATGTCGATCGAAGCCCAGGCGCAGCAGGTCGACCGGGTGAAACGGTCCGAGAGCGGGATGATTCTGAACCCGATCACGCTCGGACCCGACGCCACGCTGAGCGAGGCCCGCAGGCGAATGAGGGATTTCTCGATCAGCGGGGTCCCGATCGTGGGCGATGACGGCGCGCTCGTCGGGATTCTCACCAACCGCGACCTCGTGTTCGAGACGGACCTCTCGCGGCCGGTGCGGGACGTGATGACGAGCGAGAACCTCGTGACCGCGCCCGCCGGGACGTCGCTCGAGGAGGCCGAGGAGATTCTCCGCCGCCACAAGATCGAAAAACTCCCCGTCGTGGGGGAGGATGGGCGGCTCGCCGGGCTCATCACGGTCAAGGACATCTTCAAGCGGCGGCAGTTTCCCCACGCGACGAAGGATGGGCACGGACGGCTCCGGGTGGGGGCGGCCGTGGGGGCGAGCCGGAGTGAACTCGGGCGGGCGCGGGAACTCTCGAAGGCCGGAGTGGACGTCATCGTCGTCGACACCGCGCACGGACACTCCGAGGGCGTTCTCCAGGCCGTCGCCCGCGTGCGGGAAGCGTTGCCCGACATCGATCTCATTGCCGGAAATGTCGCGACCCGCGAGGGGGCGGCGGCGCTCGTCGAGCGGGGCGTGGATGCGGTCAAGGTCGGCGTGGGGCCGGGATCCATCTGCACGACGCGCGTCGTCACGGGCGTCGGCGTGCCTCAGGTCACGGCGATCGAGGACAGCGTGGCGGGGGCGGAGGGCCGCGTGCCGGTGATCGGGGACGGCGGCATCAAGTATTCCGGCGACCTCGTGAAGGCGATCGCGGCGGGGGCGGAGACGTGCATGCTCGGGTCGATGTTCGCGGGCACCGACGAGAGCCCCGGGGAGACCTTCCTCCTCGAGGGCCGGCGGTTCAAGGTCATTCGCGGCATGGGCTCGCTCGCGGCCATGCAGGCCGGCTCGGCGGACCGGTACTTCCAGGAGGGATCGGCCGCCCAGAAACTGGTCCCCGAGGGGATCGAAGGCCGGGTGCCCTACAAGGGGCCGGTATCGGACACCGTGTTCCAGCTCGTCGGCGGCCTTCGCAGCGGCATGGGCTACTGTGGCGCCGCCACCATCGACGAACTCCGGCGCGATGCCCGCTTCCTCCGCATCACGTCCGGCGGACTTCGCGAATCCCACCCGCACGACGTCGTAATCACGCGCGAAGCTCCGAATTACCACGTCTAA
- a CDS encoding cupin: MEGHEKGREPAGRGEPRIVDKPWGREVWYAHTDRYAGKVLEVEKGHILSLQKHLVKHETMLLQSGRMRFTLNDAVFEWLPGEVVSIPPGNVHRMEALEDSIILEVSTPELDDLVRLEDRYGRIR, from the coding sequence ATGGAGGGGCATGAGAAGGGACGGGAACCGGCGGGCCGCGGGGAGCCCCGCATCGTGGACAAGCCCTGGGGGCGCGAGGTGTGGTACGCCCACACGGACCGCTACGCGGGGAAGGTTCTCGAAGTCGAAAAGGGGCACATCCTCTCGCTGCAGAAGCATCTCGTGAAGCACGAGACGATGCTGCTCCAGTCCGGGCGCATGCGCTTCACGCTCAACGATGCGGTCTTCGAGTGGCTCCCGGGCGAGGTCGTCTCGATCCCGCCCGGGAACGTGCACCGCATGGAGGCGCTCGAAGACAGCATCATCCTCGAGGTGAGCACGCCGGAACTGGACGACCTGGTGCGCCTCGAAGACCGCTACGGGCGGATCCGTTGA
- the glnA gene encoding type I glutamate--ammonia ligase, with the protein MSDAVFAAPSEHSSHVQYDDYGSTVASGDRDAILKLCEELNVRFLRLIFIDINGFAKNVEVPASKLEDGFDAKVMFDGSSIAGYVRIEESDMLLRPDLDTFRVLPWGNPDARVAQMYCDVRRPYNKPFGGCPRAALKRVVARAESMGYTMYSAVEAEFFLFKTNEDGSCNFVTHDDGGYFDLTPSDLAERARREMVTGMEAMGLDIEAAHHEVAEGQHEIDYKYAEALRTADDLMTFKFIVRNVALAHGLHATFMPKPIFGANGSGMHTHQSLFKDGKNIFHDANADYELTDVMLHYIGGLKKHARAIAAVTNPIVNSYKRLVPGYEAPISIAWSQRNRSPMIRIPEQRGVGTRLEFRMPDPSCNGYLATAVQLAAGLDGIANKIDPGPPLDTNVWQLSDEERARIGLEVLPANLGEAVEELEANEVMKDALGDHIFEQFVSRKKAEWSDYVASVSEWELEQYINY; encoded by the coding sequence ATGTCCGACGCCGTTTTTGCGGCACCCAGTGAACATTCCTCGCACGTTCAATACGATGACTACGGGAGCACCGTCGCCTCGGGCGACCGGGACGCGATCCTGAAGCTCTGCGAGGAACTGAACGTCCGTTTCCTTCGTCTCATCTTCATCGACATCAACGGTTTCGCGAAGAACGTCGAGGTCCCGGCGAGCAAGCTCGAAGACGGGTTCGACGCCAAGGTCATGTTCGACGGCTCGTCGATCGCCGGCTACGTCCGCATCGAGGAGAGCGACATGCTCCTCCGGCCGGATCTCGACACGTTCCGGGTCTTGCCGTGGGGGAACCCGGACGCCCGGGTGGCCCAGATGTACTGCGACGTCCGGCGCCCGTACAACAAGCCGTTCGGCGGCTGCCCGCGAGCGGCGCTCAAGCGCGTCGTCGCCAGAGCGGAGTCGATGGGCTACACGATGTACTCCGCCGTCGAGGCCGAATTCTTCCTCTTCAAGACGAACGAGGACGGTAGCTGCAACTTCGTCACGCACGACGATGGGGGGTACTTCGACCTCACGCCGTCGGATCTCGCCGAGCGGGCGCGGCGGGAGATGGTGACCGGCATGGAGGCGATGGGCCTCGATATCGAGGCCGCGCACCACGAGGTCGCCGAAGGCCAGCACGAGATCGACTACAAGTACGCCGAGGCGCTGCGGACGGCCGACGATCTCATGACCTTCAAGTTCATCGTCCGCAACGTCGCGCTCGCGCACGGGCTCCACGCGACGTTCATGCCGAAGCCGATCTTCGGCGCGAACGGCTCGGGCATGCACACGCACCAGTCGCTGTTCAAGGACGGGAAGAACATCTTCCACGACGCGAACGCCGACTACGAGCTGACCGACGTCATGCTCCACTACATCGGCGGCCTCAAGAAGCACGCGCGAGCCATCGCGGCGGTCACCAACCCGATCGTGAACAGCTACAAGCGGCTCGTGCCCGGCTACGAAGCCCCGATCTCCATCGCGTGGTCGCAGCGGAACCGTTCGCCGATGATCCGCATTCCGGAGCAGCGGGGCGTTGGCACGCGGCTCGAGTTCCGCATGCCCGACCCGTCCTGCAACGGCTACCTGGCGACGGCCGTCCAGCTCGCCGCCGGCCTCGACGGCATCGCAAACAAGATCGATCCCGGCCCGCCGCTCGACACGAACGTGTGGCAGCTGTCGGACGAGGAGCGGGCGAGGATCGGGCTCGAGGTGCTGCCGGCCAACCTCGGCGAGGCCGTGGAGGAACTCGAGGCGAACGAAGTCATGAAGGACGCCCTCGGCGACCACATCTTCGAGCAGTTCGTGAGCCGCAAGAAGGCCGAGTGGAGCGACTACGTCGCGTCGGTCTCCGAGTGGGAACTCGAGCAGTACATCAACTACTAG
- a CDS encoding NAD-glutamate dehydrogenase domain-containing protein yields MKNKPAQKSDLGPLIREIESRLPDAPGEAVRGLSRRLFSRGYAHIADGRPVRALADDVAALYRLVAGADDGEIAIRLAWDEDDPSRGVLQTVMEDRPFIVDTLREYLHSAGLDLPLLLHPVVVVDRDVSGRVLDIRDHSADGTRVSVVHIVLDDAHHAEVRDTLEAEVRRRLELVRAVTGDFSPMIERVKTLVGELDDKRRETPWRSTEFEEIQDLLRWLVDPGFVFLGYRAYRIETDDAGRDWIHVDEGSGLGILRDDDTSKYHEPRPLDELPAYLRARVLGGPLLIISKTNAQSPIRRNVRMDYVGIKRLRPDGTVYGEHRFLGLFTAKAFSQDASSIPILRRKLREILQLEAAPPGSHDYNVILGTFNSMPKEELFLASVEEIRSVIDAVMATGGGDDVRVTARPDQLGRGVQILVILPRTHFSGQVRRRLQAALIEAYRGTLLNYHLALGQGDQARLHFYLAHDPDEVGSVDLDAVQAQVRSIVRTWEERLEDALDAVHGPTRGHELATHVVRFSTGYQAAMDIDTAVEDVACLARLAETGESQVLLKRSPGETDGRHYHLRLYARKGHYVLSDVIPTLENLGLRVLDSLRFTIQLKDETPDATEETFAARVQSFEAEARRAGDLDIAAAQDRIGDMLRAIRAGVAEDDRLNELIVTAGLTWREVSVLRAYAGYTFRIGAVAAPTGGQFPLTAYPDIARCIFRAFEVRFDPEAQEGADVAMRRLKREFTRGLASVRGIEDDRTLRRMMELVHATVRTNHYRGDLRRSPLLALKISSRSVDFIPEPKPKHEVYLRGPRTEAAHLRMDDVARGGIRWSDRYGDFRVEVLGLVKTQRVKNAVIVPGGAKGAFIVKGLPEDREARLAAGLDSYRDFIRGLLEVSDDVVDGEVTRPRGMVIHDGPDPYLVVAADKGTAKNSDTANELAAEAGFWLDDAFASGGSQGYDHKKEGITARGAWECVKRHFREADIDYENEPFTAVGIGDMSGDVFGNGMLLSKQIQLVAAFDHRDIFLDPNPEPKAAWEERKRLFGLPASSWADYDAELLSEGGGVYDRTEKQIRLSPQIRERLAIDREEMNGNELIRAILSAPVDLLWNGGIGTYVKASSERHADVGDPSGDPTRVDATAIQARVVGEGGNLGFTQGARVEYALRGGSINTDAVDNSAGVDMSDHEVNLKILLGAPLSRGGIDYGARNDLLRECTDEVAWKVLRNTYSQSLAISLDYIRARRAPATFREVIQRFEREGILDPALEYLPAGEDLIERENLGAHLTRPELATVMAYSKLHLKHALTESSVSRDPAMMELVEDYFPFGALKEVETSDLEEHRLRPNISSMLLTNRYVDRMGATSHIRLMEETGRAAATVARTWYVASRIADAEDLYERLRVADVRMRSGAQNECYLAMADALTRATRWLLERTDPAEPISEAIEWLHDPVRAVREALPELLTAERLERFESTCSLHEMDGLDPEGAARLTTFRYVDELLPIASLIRETGAGTREVGAVYFGLAEEIDFPWLRGRIYSLAADDPWDQRAARILVTRLELARSRMAAQIIAHADASTTEEAMRSFRRRNAVGLSRIRNVIVDVRSGGVGLPGLVVAVDAVNDPGILEPPDR; encoded by the coding sequence ATGAAAAACAAGCCTGCGCAGAAGTCGGACCTCGGGCCCCTGATCCGCGAGATCGAATCGCGACTCCCGGACGCGCCCGGCGAAGCGGTCCGGGGTCTATCCCGCCGTCTCTTCAGCCGCGGCTATGCCCACATCGCGGATGGACGCCCGGTCCGCGCGCTGGCCGACGATGTCGCCGCCCTCTATCGCCTCGTGGCCGGCGCCGACGACGGCGAAATCGCGATCCGACTCGCCTGGGACGAGGACGATCCGTCGCGCGGCGTGCTCCAGACGGTGATGGAGGACCGGCCCTTCATCGTCGACACGCTTCGCGAGTACCTCCACTCGGCGGGGCTCGACCTGCCGCTCCTTCTGCACCCGGTCGTCGTCGTGGACCGGGACGTGTCCGGCCGTGTACTCGACATCCGCGACCACTCCGCCGACGGCACACGCGTGTCCGTCGTCCACATCGTGCTCGACGACGCCCACCACGCGGAGGTCCGGGACACGCTGGAAGCCGAAGTGCGGCGGCGCCTCGAACTCGTGAGAGCCGTCACCGGGGACTTCTCCCCCATGATCGAGCGGGTGAAGACGCTCGTCGGCGAACTCGACGACAAGCGGCGGGAGACACCGTGGCGCAGCACCGAGTTCGAGGAGATCCAGGACCTCCTCCGGTGGCTCGTGGACCCCGGGTTCGTCTTCCTCGGCTATCGCGCCTACCGCATCGAGACGGACGATGCCGGCCGCGACTGGATCCACGTCGACGAGGGGAGCGGGCTCGGGATCCTCAGGGACGACGACACGTCGAAGTACCACGAACCCCGGCCGCTGGACGAACTCCCCGCGTACCTCCGTGCCCGCGTGCTGGGCGGCCCGCTTCTCATCATCTCCAAGACCAACGCCCAGAGTCCGATCCGGCGCAACGTCCGCATGGATTACGTGGGGATCAAACGTCTGCGCCCGGACGGGACGGTGTACGGCGAGCACCGGTTCCTCGGCCTGTTCACCGCGAAGGCGTTCTCGCAGGACGCCTCCTCCATCCCGATCCTGCGCCGCAAGCTGCGCGAGATCCTCCAACTGGAAGCCGCGCCCCCCGGATCGCACGACTACAACGTCATCCTGGGGACGTTCAACTCGATGCCGAAGGAGGAACTGTTCCTCGCCTCGGTGGAGGAGATCCGCTCGGTCATCGACGCGGTGATGGCGACCGGAGGCGGGGACGACGTGCGGGTCACGGCGCGTCCCGACCAGCTCGGCCGCGGCGTCCAGATCCTCGTCATCCTCCCCAGGACCCATTTCTCGGGGCAGGTGCGAAGGCGGCTGCAGGCGGCGCTGATCGAGGCCTACCGGGGGACGCTCCTCAACTACCATCTCGCGCTGGGTCAGGGCGACCAGGCGCGCCTTCACTTCTACCTCGCTCACGACCCGGACGAGGTGGGGTCGGTCGACCTCGACGCCGTCCAGGCCCAGGTCCGCTCGATCGTGCGCACCTGGGAGGAGCGCCTCGAGGACGCGCTCGATGCCGTCCACGGTCCCACGCGAGGCCACGAACTCGCGACGCATGTCGTGCGTTTCTCGACCGGCTACCAGGCGGCGATGGACATCGACACCGCGGTCGAGGATGTGGCCTGTCTCGCCCGGCTGGCCGAGACGGGCGAGAGCCAGGTGCTGCTCAAACGGTCCCCGGGAGAGACGGACGGGCGACACTATCATCTGCGGTTGTACGCCCGGAAGGGCCACTACGTCCTCAGCGACGTGATCCCCACGCTCGAGAACCTGGGGCTCCGGGTGCTCGACTCGCTCCGCTTCACGATCCAGCTCAAGGACGAGACGCCCGACGCCACGGAAGAGACGTTCGCGGCGCGCGTCCAGTCCTTCGAAGCCGAAGCGCGGCGTGCCGGCGACCTCGACATCGCGGCGGCGCAGGACCGCATCGGCGACATGCTGCGGGCGATCCGTGCGGGGGTGGCGGAAGATGACCGGCTGAACGAACTCATCGTGACGGCCGGTCTCACATGGCGCGAGGTATCGGTCCTCCGGGCCTACGCGGGGTACACGTTCCGCATCGGCGCCGTTGCCGCTCCCACGGGCGGCCAGTTTCCGCTCACGGCGTACCCCGACATCGCACGCTGCATCTTCCGGGCCTTCGAGGTGCGCTTCGATCCGGAGGCGCAGGAGGGGGCGGACGTCGCGATGCGGCGTCTGAAGCGCGAGTTCACGCGAGGACTGGCTTCGGTACGGGGGATCGAGGACGACCGGACGCTGCGGCGGATGATGGAACTCGTCCATGCCACCGTGCGCACGAACCACTACCGGGGCGACCTGCGCCGTTCGCCGCTTCTCGCGCTCAAGATCTCGAGCCGCTCCGTCGACTTCATTCCGGAGCCGAAGCCGAAACACGAGGTCTACCTGCGCGGCCCTCGCACCGAGGCCGCCCACCTGCGCATGGACGACGTGGCGCGCGGCGGGATCAGGTGGAGCGACCGCTACGGCGATTTCCGGGTGGAGGTGCTCGGACTCGTGAAGACGCAGCGGGTGAAGAACGCCGTCATCGTGCCCGGCGGCGCGAAGGGCGCCTTCATCGTGAAGGGTCTGCCGGAGGATCGCGAGGCGCGGCTCGCGGCCGGGTTGGACAGCTACCGGGACTTCATTCGCGGCCTGCTGGAAGTCTCGGACGACGTCGTCGATGGCGAGGTGACGCGACCCCGGGGGATGGTGATCCACGATGGACCCGACCCGTACCTCGTCGTCGCCGCGGACAAGGGAACGGCGAAGAACTCGGATACGGCCAACGAACTCGCGGCGGAAGCGGGCTTCTGGCTCGATGACGCCTTCGCCTCCGGCGGATCGCAGGGGTACGACCACAAGAAGGAGGGGATCACGGCCCGCGGCGCGTGGGAGTGCGTGAAGCGCCACTTCCGGGAAGCGGACATCGACTACGAGAACGAACCCTTCACGGCGGTCGGCATCGGGGACATGAGCGGCGACGTGTTCGGCAACGGGATGCTGCTCAGTAAGCAGATCCAGCTCGTCGCCGCCTTCGATCACCGGGACATCTTCCTCGATCCGAATCCGGAGCCGAAGGCAGCGTGGGAGGAACGGAAGCGGCTGTTCGGTCTCCCGGCTTCGTCGTGGGCCGACTACGACGCCGAACTCCTGAGCGAGGGGGGCGGCGTCTACGACCGTACGGAGAAGCAGATCCGCCTGTCGCCGCAGATCCGCGAGCGCCTCGCCATCGATCGCGAGGAGATGAACGGAAACGAGTTGATTCGCGCGATCCTGTCGGCGCCGGTCGACCTCCTCTGGAACGGCGGCATCGGCACGTACGTGAAGGCGAGCTCGGAGCGTCACGCCGATGTCGGCGACCCGAGCGGCGATCCCACGCGGGTCGATGCGACGGCCATTCAGGCGCGTGTCGTGGGGGAGGGCGGCAATCTCGGCTTCACGCAGGGCGCGCGGGTGGAATACGCGCTCCGCGGGGGCAGCATAAACACCGATGCCGTGGACAACTCCGCCGGGGTCGACATGTCCGACCACGAGGTCAACCTGAAGATCCTGCTGGGCGCCCCGCTGTCGCGCGGCGGGATCGACTACGGGGCCCGAAACGACCTGCTCCGCGAATGTACGGACGAGGTCGCGTGGAAGGTCCTCCGCAACACGTACAGCCAGAGCCTCGCCATCAGCCTCGACTACATCCGGGCACGGCGCGCCCCCGCGACGTTTCGCGAGGTGATCCAGCGCTTCGAGCGGGAGGGGATTCTGGATCCGGCTCTCGAATACCTGCCGGCGGGGGAGGATCTCATCGAGCGGGAGAACCTCGGGGCGCACCTGACGAGGCCGGAACTCGCCACCGTGATGGCCTACTCGAAGCTTCACCTCAAGCATGCGCTCACCGAATCGAGCGTGTCCCGCGACCCGGCCATGATGGAACTCGTGGAGGACTACTTCCCGTTCGGGGCGCTGAAGGAGGTCGAAACGTCGGACCTCGAAGAGCACCGGCTGCGCCCGAACATATCGAGCATGCTGCTGACGAACCGCTACGTGGACCGCATGGGCGCCACGAGCCACATCCGGCTCATGGAGGAGACCGGCCGCGCCGCCGCGACCGTTGCCCGCACCTGGTACGTCGCGTCCCGGATCGCGGACGCCGAGGATCTGTACGAGCGGCTGCGCGTCGCGGATGTCCGGATGCGGAGCGGGGCGCAGAACGAGTGCTACCTCGCGATGGCGGACGCTTTGACGCGCGCGACGCGGTGGCTCCTGGAGCGGACCGACCCCGCGGAGCCGATCAGCGAGGCGATCGAGTGGCTGCACGACCCCGTGCGGGCCGTCCGCGAGGCCCTGCCGGAACTGCTCACCGCGGAGCGGCTGGAACGTTTCGAGTCCACTTGCTCGCTGCACGAGATGGACGGACTCGATCCGGAGGGCGCGGCGCGACTCACAACCTTCCGCTACGTGGACGAACTGCTGCCGATTGCCAGCCTCATCCGGGAGACGGGCGCCGGCACGCGCGAGGTCGGCGCCGTGTACTTCGGCCTCGCCGAGGAGATCGACTTTCCGTGGCTGCGGGGCCGCATCTACTCGCTGGCCGCGGACGATCCGTGGGACCAGAGGGCTGCGCGCATCCTCGTCACGCGACTCGAACTGGCGCGTTCGCGCATGGCGGCGCAAATCATCGCCCACGCCGACGCGTCAACGACGGAAGAGGCGATGCGATCCTTCCGCCGCCGGAACGCGGTGGGGTTGAGCCGGATTCGGAATGTGATCGTCGACGTCCGGAGCGGCGGTGTGGGGCTTCCCGGACTCGTCGTGGCCGTGGACGCCGTCAACGACCCGGGGATCCTGGAACCCCCGGATCGCTGA
- a CDS encoding 4'-phosphopantetheinyl transferase superfamily protein yields MWRIDLSARGEAGGRAILSPDERARAERLVNAKARARFRRARIALRRLLSEYLRVPPGELALEYGEHGKPRLVSARADDGAGVEIPFFFNLSHSGGLALCAVGQFGEIGVDIERIRPLSYPGPLARDHLSPEEWRLRSDWETAAARPEFFRIWARKEAILKAAGLGLSRPLGRVDTIRGELDGRSWWLMDLFPGEGFTGAVACSRAPESVRQWSWPS; encoded by the coding sequence GTGTGGAGAATCGACCTCTCCGCCCGTGGCGAGGCCGGCGGCCGCGCCATCCTGAGTCCGGACGAGCGGGCCCGCGCCGAACGGCTCGTCAACGCGAAGGCGCGCGCCCGGTTCCGCCGCGCCCGCATCGCGCTGCGGCGTCTCCTCTCCGAGTACTTGCGCGTCCCGCCCGGAGAGTTGGCGCTGGAGTACGGAGAGCACGGAAAGCCCCGCCTGGTGTCGGCCCGAGCGGACGACGGGGCCGGCGTCGAGATCCCGTTCTTCTTCAATCTCAGCCACTCGGGCGGCCTCGCGCTCTGCGCGGTGGGCCAGTTCGGCGAGATCGGCGTCGACATCGAACGCATCCGGCCGCTCAGCTACCCGGGGCCGCTCGCCCGCGACCATCTATCCCCCGAAGAATGGCGCCTCCGGTCCGACTGGGAGACGGCGGCGGCCAGGCCGGAGTTCTTCCGCATCTGGGCCCGAAAGGAGGCGATCCTCAAGGCGGCCGGACTCGGCCTGTCGCGTCCGCTGGGCCGCGTCGACACGATTCGCGGCGAACTCGACGGGCGCTCCTGGTGGCTGATGGACCTCTTCCCCGGCGAGGGCTTCACGGGCGCCGTGGCATGCTCCCGGGCACCCGAATCCGTCCGGCAGTGGAGCTGGCCCTCGTAG